One Mycobacterium kubicae genomic window carries:
- a CDS encoding TetR/AcrR family transcriptional regulator translates to MSPETQSVTDLDRLILDTARTVFETYGVRRANIEDVAARAGVSRSTIYRRFPTKDELFERVVRREAESFFTTLDQATSGRNPQQAVVEAFALGVRLIQDSPLYSRIAESEPELFGMFSRSHVFPVGQFADGIAHTLRRCGADLADADLANVAEILLRVAVGIIMFPTDRLDTSDDAAVRDYAARYLVPIISL, encoded by the coding sequence ATGAGCCCAGAGACACAATCCGTCACCGATCTCGACCGCCTGATCTTGGATACCGCGCGCACGGTGTTCGAGACCTACGGCGTGCGCCGGGCCAACATCGAAGACGTCGCGGCGCGCGCCGGTGTCAGCCGCAGCACCATCTACCGCCGCTTTCCCACCAAAGACGAGCTGTTCGAACGCGTGGTACGGCGGGAGGCCGAGTCGTTCTTCACCACGCTGGACCAAGCGACCAGCGGCCGTAACCCGCAGCAGGCCGTCGTCGAGGCGTTCGCCCTCGGTGTCCGTCTCATCCAGGACTCGCCGCTGTATTCGCGCATCGCCGAAAGCGAACCCGAGCTGTTCGGCATGTTCTCGCGCTCGCATGTCTTCCCGGTCGGCCAGTTCGCCGACGGGATCGCCCACACCCTGCGGCGGTGCGGTGCAGACCTGGCTGATGCCGATCTGGCCAACGTGGCCGAGATTCTGCTGCGCGTCGCTGTCGGCATCATCATGTTCCCGACCGACCGCCTGGACACCTCCGACGACGCGGCGGTGCGCGATTACGCGGCTCGCTACCTGGTGCCGATCATTAGCCTGTAA
- a CDS encoding oxygenase MpaB family protein, protein MSARNAASFDAGVGEAQPVLVDDLSAADVIRLGPDSLIWKFYGDNRTQIFGFQRVAGTENCIEQLAQGVFDHSVIFSDTLGRAKRTAPPLMRTVYSDDPQKWGRTVRDFHKPIKGTISDGSRYHALNPELFYWAHATFVDQVLYNADMFIRRLSRAEKEQIFEESKVWYRLYGVSDRGQPQTYDEFVAYWDGMLNRFVPHKTVLYGTGYLRKGIPGPRSIPRPLWKIMSAPLNAYARLVIVGTLPPQMRDVCGLAWNPKKEKRFQRFAAVMRALNPLINRLPIRAVYAPWAAEAWIRRGIDPRRLHNRPAA, encoded by the coding sequence ATGTCAGCGCGCAACGCCGCAAGCTTCGACGCCGGGGTCGGCGAAGCGCAGCCAGTGCTGGTCGACGACCTGTCGGCTGCGGACGTCATCCGGCTGGGTCCCGATTCGCTGATCTGGAAGTTCTACGGAGACAACCGAACCCAGATTTTCGGTTTCCAGCGGGTCGCCGGCACGGAGAACTGCATCGAACAACTGGCACAGGGCGTGTTCGATCACTCGGTCATCTTCAGCGACACGCTGGGCAGAGCTAAGCGCACCGCGCCGCCGCTAATGCGGACCGTCTACTCCGACGATCCACAGAAGTGGGGCCGCACGGTGCGGGACTTCCACAAACCGATCAAGGGCACGATCAGTGACGGCTCCCGCTATCACGCGCTCAATCCCGAGTTGTTCTATTGGGCGCACGCCACGTTCGTCGACCAGGTCCTCTACAACGCGGATATGTTCATCCGCCGGTTGTCTCGTGCGGAGAAGGAGCAGATCTTCGAGGAAAGCAAGGTCTGGTATCGCCTTTACGGCGTCAGCGACCGCGGGCAGCCGCAGACGTACGACGAATTCGTCGCCTACTGGGACGGCATGTTGAACCGGTTCGTGCCGCACAAGACGGTTTTGTACGGCACCGGGTACCTCCGCAAAGGGATTCCGGGGCCGCGCAGCATTCCCCGACCGCTCTGGAAGATCATGTCCGCGCCACTGAACGCCTATGCCCGCCTGGTGATCGTGGGCACCTTGCCGCCGCAGATGCGCGACGTGTGCGGTCTGGCGTGGAATCCGAAGAAAGAGAAGCGGTTTCAGCGATTTGCCGCGGTAATGCGGGCGCTGAATCCCCTCATCAATCGGTTGCCGATCCGGGCCGTGTACGCGCCGTGGGCGGCGGAGGCGTGGATTCGCCGGGGCATCGATCCACGCAGACTGCACAACCGTCCGGCTGCCTAA
- a CDS encoding SDR family NAD(P)-dependent oxidoreductase gives MNLAGEVLNWATDLLANPARISDPDRLRGAVCGKTVLVTGASYGIGEATARKLAAAGATVLIVARSADKLDDVAASINAGGGQAVAYPADLTDEAVVSGLTKQVTENHGALDIVVSNAGKSLRRSLHDQYDRPHDFQRTIDINYLGPIWLLLGLLPAMREQGRGHIVNVSSVGVRVAPGPQWGAYQASKGAFDRWLRSVGPELHLDGVDVTSVYFALVRTRMIEPTPMLGRLPGLSSDEAADVIAKAVIERPRTIEPPWLGPAELASVLLAGPADRAARLWHRRFFADSAGAVAG, from the coding sequence ATGAATCTGGCAGGCGAGGTCCTTAACTGGGCGACCGACCTGTTGGCCAACCCCGCGCGCATCTCCGACCCGGACCGGCTGCGCGGCGCGGTCTGCGGCAAGACGGTGCTGGTGACCGGTGCGTCCTACGGTATCGGCGAGGCGACCGCCCGCAAACTTGCGGCCGCTGGGGCCACGGTGCTGATCGTGGCTCGTTCCGCCGACAAGCTCGACGACGTTGCGGCATCGATCAACGCCGGCGGCGGACAGGCCGTTGCCTACCCCGCTGACCTGACCGACGAAGCCGTCGTCAGCGGGTTGACCAAGCAGGTCACCGAGAACCACGGAGCCCTGGACATCGTGGTCAGCAACGCCGGTAAGTCGCTGCGCCGGTCGCTGCACGATCAGTACGACCGCCCGCACGACTTTCAGCGCACCATTGACATCAACTACCTCGGGCCGATCTGGCTGCTCCTCGGCCTGCTCCCCGCGATGCGCGAGCAGGGCCGCGGGCACATCGTCAACGTCTCCAGCGTCGGGGTGCGCGTGGCTCCCGGCCCGCAATGGGGCGCCTACCAAGCTTCGAAGGGGGCGTTCGACCGCTGGCTGCGCAGCGTGGGACCGGAGTTGCACCTCGACGGGGTGGACGTGACGTCGGTGTACTTCGCGCTGGTGCGCACCCGCATGATCGAGCCGACGCCCATGCTGGGACGCCTCCCGGGCCTGTCTTCTGACGAAGCCGCCGACGTGATCGCCAAGGCGGTCATCGAGCGGCCCCGCACCATCGAGCCGCCCTGGCTTGGGCCGGCTGAGCTGGCATCGGTGCTGCTGGCCGGACCCGCCGACCGCGCGGCGCGCTTATGGCACCGCCGCTTCTTCGCCGATTCCGCCGGCGCGGTGGCGGGCTGA
- the mrf gene encoding ribosome hibernation factor-recruiting GTPase MRF, with amino-acid sequence MRTPVILVVGQGETDGVAGALLRRPGTVVVEHRFDGHVVKRSTIALHGGELTATDEALELAHGCVACTVRNDLLVLLRKLHRRDQVDRIVVHLAPWLEPEPICWAINHVRVRIGSGYPDGPAGLDVRIGAVVTCVDAARWLAQSLGDDELPDGRTVAQVTVGQAEFADMLVLTHPESVTLAVLRRLAPRARITVGLERLELGLANLDDDSRRGRSFHSHAPLLAGSPPLTVDGSVAVLEFNARRPFHPRRLHDGMDLLLDGVIRTRGRLWLANRPDQVMWLESAGGGLRVTSAGKWLAAMSAAEVAYVDPERRLFAELMWKYRFGDRHTAMTVLVCGADRAEVVRALHGALLTDDEMAHPQRWQTYDDPFGDWHEDPCQEAPDVVGDLSAHRNNGDER; translated from the coding sequence ATGCGGACGCCGGTGATTCTGGTGGTAGGTCAGGGCGAAACCGACGGCGTCGCCGGTGCGTTGTTGCGCCGGCCTGGGACGGTGGTGGTCGAGCACCGCTTCGACGGCCACGTGGTGAAACGGTCGACCATCGCGCTGCACGGCGGTGAACTCACCGCCACCGACGAGGCGTTGGAGTTGGCGCACGGCTGTGTGGCCTGCACCGTTCGCAACGACCTGTTGGTGCTGCTGCGCAAGCTGCACCGCCGTGACCAGGTGGACCGGATCGTGGTGCACCTGGCGCCGTGGTTGGAGCCCGAGCCGATCTGCTGGGCGATCAATCACGTCCGGGTCCGGATCGGTTCGGGCTATCCGGACGGACCGGCCGGGCTCGACGTGCGGATCGGGGCCGTAGTGACCTGTGTCGACGCCGCTCGATGGCTGGCGCAGTCGCTCGGCGACGACGAACTTCCGGATGGACGGACGGTGGCCCAAGTGACGGTCGGCCAAGCCGAGTTCGCCGACATGCTGGTGTTGACCCACCCGGAGTCGGTCACGCTGGCAGTGTTGCGCCGGCTGGCGCCACGGGCCCGCATCACCGTCGGGCTCGAGCGCCTCGAGTTGGGGCTGGCGAATCTGGATGACGACTCGCGCCGGGGGCGCAGCTTCCATTCACACGCCCCGCTGCTGGCCGGAAGCCCTCCGTTGACCGTGGACGGCAGCGTCGCGGTCCTGGAGTTCAACGCCCGCCGCCCCTTTCACCCACGGCGTCTGCACGATGGGATGGACTTGCTGCTCGACGGAGTGATTCGCACCCGGGGTCGGCTCTGGCTCGCCAACCGGCCCGACCAGGTCATGTGGCTGGAGTCAGCCGGCGGCGGGCTGCGGGTGACCTCCGCGGGCAAATGGCTGGCGGCGATGTCCGCCGCGGAGGTGGCCTACGTGGACCCCGAGCGGCGCTTGTTCGCCGAGCTGATGTGGAAATACCGGTTCGGCGACCGACACACCGCGATGACCGTCCTGGTCTGTGGCGCCGACCGCGCTGAAGTCGTCCGCGCCTTGCACGGCGCGCTGCTCACCGATGACGAGATGGCGCACCCGCAACGCTGGCAGACCTATGACGACCCGTTCGGCGACTGGCATGAAGACCCGTGCCAGGAGGCGCCCGACGTGGTCGGTGACTTGTCGGCACACCGCAACAACGGAGACGAGCGATGA
- the rpmB gene encoding 50S ribosomal protein L28, giving the protein MSARCQVTGRTVSFGNAVSHSHRRTRRRWSPNIQVKSYYLPSQNRRITLRVSAKGIKVIDRDGIEAVVARMRRS; this is encoded by the coding sequence ATGTCCGCCCGCTGCCAAGTCACCGGACGCACGGTGAGTTTCGGTAATGCCGTGTCGCATTCGCACCGTCGCACCCGGCGACGCTGGTCGCCCAACATCCAGGTGAAGAGCTATTACCTGCCGTCGCAGAATCGGCGCATCACGCTGCGGGTCAGCGCCAAGGGCATCAAGGTCATCGATCGTGACGGCATCGAAGCCGTCGTCGCCCGGATGCGGCGAAGCTGA
- a CDS encoding adenylate/guanylate cyclase domain-containing protein: MAQLPRTRYARCGDLDIAYQVLGEGPIDLLAVPGPNIPIDTIDAEPSMYRFHRRLASFSRVIRFDHRGVGLSSRVSSLEMLGPEYWAEDAIAVMDAVGCTQATIFANGFSATSALVLAAEHPERVRSLVIVNGSARSLRAPGYEIGADPDIADPFLTVGIEPDAVERGFDVLGILAPSVAHDDAFRSWWDLAGNRAASPSSARAFVNALRDADARDSLSKITAPTLIMHRRGARFVPFRHGRYLAEHIAGARFVELAGNDSLYWVGDTAAMLDEIEEFITGVRGFDADRVLTTIVFTDIVGSTQRAATLGDDRWRDLLDNHDTIVRHELDRFGGREVNTAGDGFVATFTSPSAAIACADQIVEAVRVLGIEVRVGIHAGEVEMRGANVAGMAVHIGARVAALAEPSEVLVSSTVRDIVTGSRHRFADRGERELKGVPGRWQLCALVRAHATSQR; the protein is encoded by the coding sequence GTGGCGCAGCTACCCCGGACCCGCTACGCCAGGTGCGGCGACCTGGACATCGCCTACCAGGTCCTGGGCGAGGGCCCGATAGATCTGCTGGCGGTACCGGGACCCAACATTCCCATCGACACCATCGACGCCGAGCCGTCGATGTACCGCTTTCACCGTCGGCTGGCGTCGTTCAGTCGCGTCATCCGGTTCGACCACCGGGGCGTGGGCCTGTCCTCGCGCGTCTCTTCCCTCGAGATGCTCGGACCCGAGTACTGGGCCGAGGACGCCATCGCCGTCATGGATGCGGTGGGCTGCACGCAAGCCACCATCTTCGCCAACGGATTCAGTGCGACCAGCGCCCTGGTTCTTGCCGCCGAACACCCCGAACGGGTCCGCAGTCTGGTGATCGTCAACGGCTCGGCACGCTCGCTGCGGGCACCCGGCTATGAGATCGGCGCCGACCCCGACATTGCCGACCCATTCCTGACGGTGGGCATCGAGCCCGACGCGGTGGAACGGGGGTTCGACGTGCTCGGCATCCTCGCGCCCAGTGTCGCTCACGACGACGCGTTCCGGTCTTGGTGGGACCTTGCCGGCAACCGCGCCGCCTCGCCCAGCAGTGCCCGCGCCTTCGTCAACGCCCTGCGGGACGCCGATGCGCGCGACTCGCTGAGCAAGATCACCGCGCCGACGTTGATCATGCATCGCCGAGGCGCGCGGTTCGTCCCCTTCCGGCATGGTCGCTACTTGGCCGAACACATCGCCGGTGCACGCTTCGTGGAGTTAGCGGGCAACGACTCGCTGTACTGGGTCGGCGACACCGCGGCGATGCTCGACGAGATCGAGGAGTTCATCACCGGAGTACGCGGCTTCGACGCCGACCGGGTGCTGACCACCATTGTGTTCACCGACATCGTCGGCTCCACGCAACGCGCCGCCACGCTCGGCGACGACCGGTGGCGCGACCTACTCGACAACCACGACACCATCGTGCGCCACGAACTCGACCGCTTCGGCGGGCGCGAGGTGAACACCGCGGGCGACGGGTTCGTAGCGACCTTCACCAGCCCCAGCGCCGCAATCGCCTGCGCCGATCAGATCGTCGAGGCGGTTCGGGTGCTCGGCATCGAAGTGCGGGTCGGGATTCACGCGGGTGAGGTGGAAATGCGGGGTGCCAACGTGGCAGGTATGGCGGTCCACATCGGGGCGCGGGTCGCGGCGCTGGCCGAGCCCAGCGAGGTGCTGGTGTCATCGACGGTGCGCGACATCGTCACCGGGTCGCGGCACAGGTTCGCCGATCGCGGCGAGCGCGAACTCAAGGGCGTGCCCGGCCGCTGGCAGCTGTGCGCCCTGGTCCGCGCGCACGCGACCAGCCAGCGATAG
- a CDS encoding AMP-binding protein translates to MTTMTGVAVSAARGVLSSGLLGPPGPVAALRLLGEVSRSGTNLYTLLAMSVARWPDRTAIIDDDGALSYRELQLMTESLARELLAAGIGPGQPVGIMCRNGRNFLAAVFATGLVGADIVLVNTEFRTTALAGALSAHQVRVMFCDNEFEEQIGDTGEPVHVLDPQAIRDHGGRRPKVASSGRIILLTSGTTGVPKGVPRTPRISSGLGVGVTLLERTRLPVGSRIALAVPMFHGLGFGILMLAVGLGGTVLTHRRFDAEATLAQASLQRADAMSAVPIMLARILDLPERVRTRNPLPALRVVISSGDRLDPNLARRFMDAYGDVLYNLYGSTEVGIGSLATPTDLRQAPETVGRPVAGCPVRIYDRHGTRLGPRVTGRIFVGGQLTSQGYTGGGAKAVIDGMTSTGDMGYLDEAGRLYIVGREDDMIVSGGENVYPRALENALAAHPDVAENAVVGVPDEHFGNRLAAYVVTRPGSAVDGQGLREYLKGKVSRFEQPRDIHVVDSIPRNPAGKVLRRELSQQPR, encoded by the coding sequence ATGACGACCATGACCGGTGTGGCGGTCAGCGCGGCGCGCGGGGTGCTCTCGTCGGGACTGCTCGGTCCGCCCGGCCCGGTGGCGGCCTTGCGACTGCTCGGCGAGGTGTCCCGAAGTGGCACGAATCTGTACACACTGCTTGCCATGTCGGTGGCGCGCTGGCCGGATCGCACCGCGATCATCGACGACGACGGTGCCCTTAGCTACCGCGAACTGCAATTGATGACCGAATCGCTGGCGCGCGAATTGCTCGCCGCCGGAATCGGGCCGGGCCAGCCGGTGGGCATCATGTGCCGGAACGGCCGCAATTTCCTCGCCGCGGTCTTCGCCACCGGTCTGGTGGGCGCCGACATCGTGCTGGTCAACACCGAGTTCCGCACCACCGCACTCGCCGGGGCGCTGAGTGCACACCAGGTGCGAGTCATGTTCTGCGACAACGAGTTCGAAGAGCAGATCGGCGACACCGGTGAACCGGTGCACGTCTTGGATCCCCAGGCGATCAGGGATCACGGCGGCCGGCGGCCCAAGGTTGCTTCCTCGGGGCGGATCATCCTGCTGACCTCGGGCACCACCGGCGTGCCCAAAGGTGTGCCGCGCACTCCCCGAATCAGCTCCGGGCTCGGTGTCGGAGTGACGCTGCTGGAACGCACGCGGTTACCGGTCGGGTCGCGAATCGCATTGGCCGTGCCAATGTTTCACGGTCTGGGCTTCGGCATCCTCATGCTCGCCGTGGGGCTTGGCGGCACTGTCTTGACGCACCGGCGCTTTGATGCCGAGGCCACCCTCGCGCAGGCGTCGTTGCAGCGTGCCGACGCCATGAGCGCGGTGCCCATCATGCTGGCCCGCATCCTCGACCTGCCCGAGCGGGTGCGGACCAGGAACCCACTGCCGGCGTTGCGGGTGGTGATCTCCAGCGGGGACCGGCTCGATCCCAACCTGGCGCGGCGGTTCATGGATGCCTACGGCGATGTCTTGTACAACCTCTACGGTTCCACCGAAGTGGGCATCGGGTCCCTGGCCACACCGACCGACCTGCGGCAGGCACCCGAAACCGTGGGCAGACCGGTGGCGGGATGTCCGGTGCGGATCTACGACCGGCACGGCACTCGGTTGGGTCCGCGAGTGACCGGACGCATCTTCGTCGGAGGTCAGCTCACGTCGCAGGGGTACACCGGCGGCGGCGCCAAAGCCGTCATCGACGGGATGACGAGCACCGGTGACATGGGCTATCTCGACGAAGCTGGTCGGCTGTACATCGTCGGCCGCGAAGACGACATGATCGTCTCCGGTGGCGAGAACGTCTACCCGCGCGCCCTGGAGAACGCGCTCGCCGCACATCCCGATGTCGCCGAAAACGCCGTGGTGGGCGTGCCCGACGAGCACTTCGGAAACCGGCTGGCGGCCTACGTGGTGACCAGGCCGGGAAGCGCCGTCGACGGGCAAGGGCTGCGAGAATATCTGAAGGGCAAAGTTTCTCGCTTTGAGCAGCCCAGGGACATCCACGTGGTGGACAGCATTCCCCGCAACCCGGCCGGCAAGGTGCTGCGTCGGGAACTATCGCAACAGCCCCGTTAG
- the rpmG gene encoding 50S ribosomal protein L33 yields the protein MARSEIRPVIKLRSTAGTGYTYVTRKNRRNDPDRMILKKYDPVIRRHVQFREER from the coding sequence ATGGCGCGCAGCGAGATTCGGCCCGTCATCAAACTGCGCTCGACCGCGGGCACCGGCTACACCTACGTCACGCGGAAGAACCGTCGCAACGATCCTGACCGAATGATCCTCAAGAAGTACGACCCCGTCATCCGCCGGCATGTGCAATTCCGGGAGGAACGCTGA
- a CDS encoding type B 50S ribosomal protein L31, whose protein sequence is MKRGIHPHYGPVVFQDANTGACFLTRSTLSSPRTIEWQTADGVHTYPLVVVEVSADSHPFWTGTQRTLGVAGRVERFYRRYGQRSS, encoded by the coding sequence ATGAAACGCGGGATCCACCCCCACTACGGCCCTGTTGTGTTTCAGGACGCCAATACGGGCGCATGTTTCCTCACGCGTTCCACGCTGAGCAGCCCCCGCACGATCGAATGGCAGACCGCCGATGGGGTGCATACCTACCCGCTGGTGGTGGTGGAGGTGTCGGCCGATTCGCACCCGTTCTGGACGGGTACCCAGCGGACGCTCGGCGTCGCTGGCCGCGTCGAGCGGTTCTACCGGCGGTACGGCCAGCGATCCTCTTAG